The Eurosta solidaginis isolate ZX-2024a chromosome 4, ASM4086904v1, whole genome shotgun sequence genome includes a window with the following:
- the LOC137250405 gene encoding uncharacterized protein, with amino-acid sequence MYSFIFIASLATISAVTAAPQFGYGYAPQFSAPTRSHGGEKYLPPATTTAAPLIRKQFYTISAPEDTDNIAKTNHLVIGRPQKNYRVVFIKAPHSDNANLKLSAEFAPQEEKTVIYVLSKKEHELTSNDIVTPAPTVPSKPEIYFIKYKTPEEAAAAQREIQEQYDQLGGTKELSDEAIAPVASVIGSLDGIAQDGGYNYRAIQAPTA; translated from the exons atgtattCCTTCATATTTATCGCTAGTTTAGCGACCATTTCCGCTGTTACCGCTGCACCACAATTCGGTTATGGCTACGCACCTCAATTTTCTGCACCTACGCGATCACATGGCGGTGAGAAATATTTACCACCTGCCACGACAACAGCAGCACCTCTTATCCGTAAACAATTCTACACGATATCGGCGCCCGAAGATACTGACAACATTGCCAAAACAAATCATTTGGTTATCGGACGACCGCAAAAGAACTATCGCGTTGTGTTCATTAAGGCACCGCACTCCGATAATGCCAATCTCAAATTATCTGCAGAATTTGCACCACAGGAAGAGAAGACCGTCATTTATGTACTCAGTAAGAAGGAGCATGAATTAACATCAAATGACATTGTGACACCAGCCCCAACCGTACCAAGCAAACCAGAAATctatttcattaaatataaaaCGCCAGAAGAAGCCGCAGCGGCACAGAGGGAAATTCAAG AGCAATATGATCAGTTGGGCGGCACTAAAGAATTATCCGATGAAGCCATTGCACCTGTGGCTTCGGTTATTGGATCTTTGGATGGTATTGCACAAGATGGTGGTTACAATTATAGAGCTATTCAAGCTCCAACAGCGTAA
- the LOC137250404 gene encoding uncharacterized protein, producing MHIALVLAFCAIGTNAAPQYAYEANSISSSGLQLHGGINGIQLAGAGSVAPALGVVSGNGNIQSYNSAGRGGDKYLPPQAEQQAPIIYKQYYTISAPEDRTPKTKHLVLGKPQKNYRVIFIKAPHTENVKYSAELAPQEEKTVIYVLHKKDEDIDSTNLVTPAPTVPSKPEVFFITYKTPEEAHQAQKEIQDQYDQLGGSNEFNDSTAPISSVIGSLDSLNSDGSYNYRQVNGGSAQASLPQQPLQTHQAIQPLPALPPHQPSSQYLPSFLKF from the exons atgcaTATAGCACTCGTACTTGCCTTCTGCGCCATTGGCACCAATGCTGCGCCACAATATGCGTATGAAGCCAACAGCATCAGTAGCAGTGGATTACAGTTACATGGAGGTATCAACGGTATTCAGCTTGCCGGTGCTGGAAGTGTTGCGCCTGCGCTAGGTGTTGTCAGCGGTAATGGCAATATCCAAAGCTATAATAGTGCGGGTCGAGGTGGTGACAAATATTTACCACCCCAAGCTGAGCAACAAGCACCAATTATTTACAAGCAATATTACACCATTTCTGCACCGGAAGATAGAACACCTAAAACGAAACATTTAGTATTGGGCAAACCTCAAAAGAACTACCGTGTTATCTTCATCAAGGCACCACACACCGAAAATGTCAAATACTCAGCAGAACTTGCGCCACAAGAAGAGAAAACTGTTATCTATGTTCTACACAAAAAGGATGAAGATATCGATTCTACCAACCTTGTTACTCCAGCACCAACTGTTCCCAGCAAACCCGAGGTATTCTTCATCACATATAAAACACCCGAGGAAGCGCATCAAGCTCAGAAGGAAATTCAAG ATCAGTATGATCAATTGGGCGGCAGCAATGAGTTCAACGATTCAACTGCTCCCATTTCCTCAGTAATTGGCTCTTTGGATAGCCTTAACTCGGATGGCAGCTATAATTATCGCCAAGTGAATGGTGGCAGTGCTCAAGCGTCTCTCCCACAACAGCCACTTCAGACACATCAAGCGATTCAACCACTACCAGCACTGCCGCCACATCAACCCAGTTCTCAGTATTTGCCATCATTTTTAAAGTTTTAG
- the LOC137250403 gene encoding uncharacterized protein gives MQILFVYLGMILVTTANAASHFGYHYAGNNYGHSNINTNNKNTKTINSTNSEQFVDLTPRSNSFFLPQTMGQQQQNQQSKSKQQQEKSEQEAYIGNKYLPPSETTANEPIISKQFFLVSAAEEDPEEPTQRTKHIIIGRPQKNYRVVFIKAPTSDNSNLKFTAEYAPQEEKTVIYVLSKKSNDLDIDEIATPAPTKPSKPEIFFIKYKTPEEAKAAQKEIQEQYDSLGGTSEFSDDGVVPIKSVIGSINDVASNGGYDYHKAQSGGDSSNLKPARFYF, from the exons ATGCAGATTTTGTTCGTGTATTTGGGCATGATTCTAGTCACGACCGCCAACGCTGCTTCACATTTCGGATATCATTACGCAGGCAACAACTACGGCCACTCTAATATTAATACGAACAACAAAAATACTAAAACCATAAACTCGACCAACAGTGAGCAATTTGTTGATCTTACACCTAGAAGTAACTCCTTTTTCTTGCCACAAACGATGGGGCAACAGCAGCAAAATCAACAATCAAAATCGAAGCAACAACAAGAGAAATCAGAACAAGAAGCGTACATCGGTAACAAATATTTGCCACCTTCTGAAACCACCGCCAACGAGCCGATTATCAGCAAACAATTCTTTTTGGTCTCAGCTGCGGAAGAGGATCCTGAGGAACCAACACAACGCACAAAACATATTATTATTGGACGTCCGCAAAAAAACTATCGCGTAGTTTTTATAAAAGCTCCTACGAGTGATAATTCTAATCTCAAGTTCACTGCTGAATATGCACCACAAGAAGAGAAAACCGTCATTTATGTGCTGAGTAAAAAGAGTAATGATTTAGATATTGACGAGATTGCTACACCAGCACCAACGAAACCGAGCAAACCGGAGATCTTCTTTATAAAATACAAGACACCTGAGGAGGCAAAGGCGGCGCAAAAGGAGATTCAAG agcaATATGACAGTCTTGGTGGCACGTCGGAATTTTCAGATGATGGTGTTGTACCTATTAAATCAGTTATTGGTTCTATTAACGATGTAGCATCCAACGGGGGCTATGACTATCACAAAGCTCAAAGTGGCGGCGATTCATCAAATCTAAAACCAGCTCGTTTTTATTTCTGA